A window of Raineyella sp. W15-4 contains these coding sequences:
- a CDS encoding CPBP family intramembrane glutamic endopeptidase, producing the protein MAYALLQTAFAEESLFRGFLLKRLASRLGFWPADTIQAAVFALLHVVPFGLAVGAGWGIAVGVLTGAVGALMGFLNEHLAGGSLVPSWSLHAASNLLTGCLALAALG; encoded by the coding sequence ATTGCCTACGCCCTGCTGCAGACGGCGTTCGCCGAGGAATCACTGTTCCGAGGTTTTCTGCTCAAGCGGCTCGCGAGCAGACTCGGCTTCTGGCCCGCCGACACCATCCAAGCTGCCGTTTTCGCCCTGCTGCACGTGGTGCCGTTCGGGCTCGCGGTGGGTGCTGGCTGGGGCATTGCTGTCGGAGTGTTGACCGGTGCCGTCGGCGCGCTGATGGGGTTTCTCAACGAGCACCTCGCGGGCGGCTCGCTGGTCCCGAGCTGGTCACTGCACGCCGCATCGAACCTGCTGACCGGCTGCCTTGCGCTGGCGGCCCTAGGCTGA
- the ligA gene encoding NAD-dependent DNA ligase LigA, with the protein MTEQRPDPAATTDADAPDPAVAPDEEICERHDVLAAEIVEHRHRYYVLDAPTISDGEFDALMRELEALEDRYPQLRTPDSPTQQVGAVPSATFAPVVHPQPMTSLDNVFSQQELFGWVDRTIDRLGERPGAGAFVCELKIDGLAVDLVYENGALARAATRGDGRVGEDVTANVRRIAAIPRTLVSSAGHPVPALLEVRGEVYLSLAQFRRINEELVAAGKAPFANPRNSAAGSLRQKDPAVTASRRLGFTAHGWGATSDEPGTRLELARQSHAYEVLADFGLPVSQFSRVVDTKEEIWAFVEEVAQRRHDFVHEIDGTVVKVDERALQDRLGFTSRAPRWAIAYKYPPEEVTTRLLDIRVNVGRTGRVTPYAVMDPVVVAGSTVAQATLHNATEVVRKGVLIGDTVVLRKAGDVIPEVVGPVAELRDGTERAFVMPTHCPECGTALAYEKDGDADIRCPNQRSCPAQLRERLFHLASRDALDIEVLGAQGADALLAAGLLTDEGDLFALTADELARTTFFTRASKPKERAAGAGDRLLSANGEKLLANLEAAKTRPWAKFLVALSIRHIGKGNAPDIAAAFPTVEALRDATDDQLAAVEGIGPSIAAAIRDWFATDWRVDIIRKWQGAGCVLGSYGEPAPAAGPEVTQTLAGLTVVVTGAMPGYSRDDAQAAIVARGAKAAGSVSKKTDYVVVGEGAGSKAEKARALGRPIVAAEDFQRFLDEGPDGVRPVA; encoded by the coding sequence GTGACCGAACAGCGCCCGGATCCCGCAGCGACCACCGACGCGGACGCGCCCGACCCCGCGGTAGCCCCCGACGAGGAGATCTGCGAGCGCCACGACGTCCTGGCCGCCGAGATCGTCGAGCATCGGCACCGCTACTACGTGCTGGATGCGCCGACCATCTCGGACGGGGAGTTCGACGCGTTGATGCGCGAGCTGGAGGCGCTGGAGGACCGCTACCCGCAGCTGCGCACCCCTGATTCACCGACCCAGCAGGTCGGTGCGGTGCCGTCGGCGACCTTCGCGCCGGTGGTGCACCCGCAGCCGATGACCAGCCTGGACAACGTCTTCAGCCAGCAGGAGCTGTTCGGCTGGGTGGATCGTACGATCGACCGGCTGGGCGAACGGCCCGGGGCGGGGGCCTTCGTCTGCGAGCTGAAGATCGACGGTCTGGCGGTGGACCTGGTCTACGAGAACGGCGCGCTGGCCCGGGCGGCCACTCGCGGCGACGGGCGGGTCGGCGAGGACGTCACGGCGAACGTCCGGCGGATCGCGGCGATCCCGCGGACCCTGGTCAGCAGTGCCGGCCATCCGGTGCCCGCGCTGCTGGAGGTCCGCGGCGAGGTGTATCTGTCCCTGGCACAGTTCCGCCGGATCAACGAGGAGCTGGTGGCGGCGGGCAAGGCCCCGTTCGCCAATCCGCGCAACAGCGCGGCGGGGTCCCTGCGGCAGAAGGATCCCGCCGTCACCGCCTCGCGCCGGCTCGGCTTCACCGCCCACGGCTGGGGTGCCACGTCCGACGAACCCGGCACCAGGCTGGAGCTGGCCCGCCAGTCCCACGCGTACGAGGTGCTCGCCGACTTCGGCCTGCCGGTCAGCCAGTTCTCCCGGGTGGTCGACACCAAGGAGGAGATCTGGGCATTCGTCGAGGAGGTGGCGCAGCGGCGCCACGACTTCGTCCACGAGATCGACGGCACGGTGGTGAAGGTCGACGAGCGGGCCCTGCAGGACCGGCTCGGGTTCACCTCCCGGGCCCCGCGCTGGGCGATCGCGTACAAGTACCCACCGGAGGAGGTCACCACCAGACTGCTCGACATCCGGGTCAACGTCGGCCGGACCGGCCGGGTCACCCCGTACGCGGTGATGGACCCGGTGGTGGTGGCCGGGTCGACGGTCGCCCAGGCGACCCTGCACAACGCCACCGAGGTGGTCCGCAAGGGCGTACTGATCGGCGACACGGTGGTGCTGCGCAAGGCCGGCGACGTCATCCCCGAGGTGGTCGGTCCGGTCGCCGAACTGCGTGACGGCACCGAGCGGGCCTTCGTGATGCCGACGCACTGCCCGGAGTGCGGCACCGCACTGGCGTACGAGAAGGACGGCGACGCCGACATCCGCTGTCCCAACCAGCGGTCCTGTCCGGCCCAGCTGCGGGAGCGGCTGTTCCACCTCGCCTCCCGCGACGCGCTGGACATCGAGGTGCTGGGCGCGCAGGGGGCCGACGCCCTGCTGGCCGCGGGCCTGCTCACCGACGAGGGTGACCTGTTCGCGCTGACCGCCGACGAGCTGGCCCGGACGACCTTCTTCACCCGCGCCAGCAAGCCGAAGGAACGAGCCGCGGGGGCCGGCGACCGGCTGCTCTCCGCCAACGGCGAGAAGCTGCTGGCGAACCTCGAGGCCGCGAAGACCCGGCCGTGGGCGAAGTTCCTGGTGGCGCTGTCGATCCGTCACATCGGCAAGGGGAACGCTCCCGACATCGCCGCCGCCTTCCCGACCGTGGAGGCGTTGCGGGACGCCACCGACGACCAGCTCGCGGCCGTCGAGGGGATCGGGCCGTCGATCGCCGCGGCGATCCGGGACTGGTTCGCCACCGACTGGCGGGTCGACATCATCCGCAAGTGGCAGGGCGCCGGCTGTGTGCTGGGGAGCTACGGTGAGCCGGCGCCGGCAGCCGGGCCCGAGGTGACGCAGACCCTGGCCGGATTGACCGTCGTCGTCACCGGCGCGATGCCGGGCTACAGCCGGGACGACGCCCAGGCGGCCATCGTCGCCCGCGGTGCCAAGGCGGCGGGGTCGGTGTCGAAGAAGACCGACTACGTCGTGGTCGGTGAGGGCGCCGGGTCGAAGGCCGAGAAGGCCCGCGCGCTCGGCCGGCCGATCGTGGCCGCTGAGGACTTCCAGCGGTTCCTGGACGAGGGGCCGGACGGTGTGAGGCCGGTCGCCTAG